GAGTTCCAATTCGGTCTTGCCTTCCCATGGTAGCTGTTTCCTATATGCGTCAACTGCTTTACCAAGCTTTTTCCATTCTTCTGCGAGGAAGGCTTCAAGTGATGAGAGGGTCCTAAGCTTGGAGTTTATGGATTGATTGGCACGGTAGGCGTTTTGTCCATGAGCGCCGCTCGCCATCATTCCACCAAAGTGCTGTACGTTATGTTTGGCGGTATTCAGGTTCCGGCTGATTAAGTTGAGTTGATCCAGAGTGCGAACCAGAGTCTGATCAAATCTCGGATCTTTATCCTTAATCGCTGTCAGAGCGGTGTTAACCAGTCGACTCACCTGTATCTTGGTTGCATGTTCGTTGATGGACATATCCCTTTATCCTCGTAAATCACATTGAAGAATGTGTTCCACCTCTCTGATTTGAGATGAATGTGCCACATTCAATTTTTTGCTTGATGAAAACGCGAATTCTAAATTAAATCAGCCGAGTGTCGCGGTCTAATAGAGTACGGGCCATTGCACGGATGCCTTAGGCGGTCATGGTTTCATTGTCATAGCCAGTGACCTGAGCGCAGCCCTCACATCCTTATTAGGCGGTGGACGGCTCTGGCTTCGAGCTGATGGGAAAACATATTTGCCATGGCCTTTTCGCCGCTCCAGTTCTTGCAGTAGGGCTAGAGCTTGTTCAGCAAGAGGGATAATGTGTGGCTGGCCCATTTTCATTTTTTTGCTGGGCAGTTTTATGTACTTGGCATCCCAATTGATTTCCGTCCACTCAAGTTTTCGCAATTCTCCAGGGCGGCAGAACAGGAGAGGAGATAGTTTTAGGGCTGCTCTTACTATCGGGGTGGCCTGGTATTCGTCTATGGCAGTTAGTAGGTGCCCAACTTCAGCAGGGTCTGTAATTGCTGCCAGGTGCTTTTTCTTGGTGGGGGTGAGTGCGCCGGTCAAGTCTGTGGTGGGGCAGTTGCGTAAACCTGCTCGACCCCGCAATTAACCCCACCAAAAATGGCTGGATTTGGGTTACATTGATTGGGATGGTCCAGATAAGCAAAAACCCCGGAAACTCTAGGTTTGCGGGGCTTTCGTGGGCTGTCTGAGACAGCAATTTGGTGGAGATGGCGGGAGTCGAACCCGCGTCCGTCAGCACTCTGCCTGAGGCTCTACATGCTTAGTTCCGTCTATTGATTTAATCCACTACAGCCCAACGGGCAGGACGTAGCAGACGATTCTGAAAAAGTTTTAACCGATCCACCTCAGATAAATTTCACGGCGATCCAGTTCTGTATGACAGTCTGCAGCGCGGTACTGGAACCTTACTGAAGGCTGCTAAGGGCGAACCCTTAGTTAGTGCTTCACAAGCTGCTTACGCAGCGAGTTGGGCACCGTAGTTGTCGTCGTTGGCAACTAATAAAATACAGCTTTGGATTAACGTGATTGGCTGCCATCACGGCATGCACCCAAGGTTTCGTCACCGGCGTCGAATCCAAGTCATCCCCGATTTGAAACACTCTCGTGTGTCACTCAAGTATACCTCAAAGTTGGGCCCAGCAATACGTTTTTACGTGCTAGATGTTTTTTGGGGTGCTTGGTGTGTACAGGGAGAGAGGGTAGTCCCGGCAGTAATTACCACCGGGACTGGTAAGAGGGGGGAGTTATATCACTGACTGGGCGAAGGCGACCAGGATCAACAGTGGGCAGACGATGCGCACATACCAGGGCCAGATTTTCCAGAACAGGGTGTGCTCAATATCCTCATGGCCTTTCTTCAGCTCGCTCAACAGCTGGTCACGGCGCCAGATCCAGCCGGCAAAGATACATAGGGCAATGCCAAGCAGGGGTTGTCCGTATTCTGTACTGATACTGACTGCCAGTCCAAACAGTGCGTCGAAATTAAAAATAATGGTGCTGCTGATACCAAAGATAATCAGGCCCACCACCGGGGTGGCGATACGGCGAGGGATACCCAGGTTCTCAATCGAGAAGGCCACCGGCACTTCCAGCATGGAGATGGAGGAGGTCAGGGAGGCAATCACCATCAGGGCAAAGAAGGCGATAGCAACGAATACTCCGGCCTCACCCATGGTATCGAACAGTGCTGGCAGTACCTGAAGGATCAGGTTGGGCCCGGCAATCAGGGCGCCGTCAGCAGCGAAGATCTGGGTGCCAGCTTCCTGGGCTACATACATTGCGGGCAGAATCAGCAGACCGGCGGTGAAGGCGATACCCACATCAATCAGGGTGACCAGGGCGCCGAGGCGCGGCAGGCTCTCCTGCTGGCTCAGGTAGGAGCCGTAGATCAGCATGGTGCCCACACCCAGGGACAGGGAGAAGAAGGCCTGGCCCATAGCGGAGATCAGCAGCTTCGGAGTGAAGTGACTGAAGTCCGGCATCAGGTACACTTCCAGGCCGGTAAAGGCGCCGGGCTGGGTGAGTACGTAGGCGATTAAAAGCAGCAACAGGATGATCAGGGAGGGCATCAGCAGGGTGGACCAGCGTTCAATGCCTTTCTCTACACCGCTGGCAATAATCAACATGGTGAGGCCACTGAAGATTGCGGTAAAGATCAAATTGCGCTGGGTACTGTTTTCAGTAAGCCACTGCGCGGCTTCCTGGGCGCCAAACAGGGCGGCGAAAGGCTCGGCCAGGTGGGCCACCATCCAGCCGGCCACTATGGCGTAGAAACTCAGGATCAGGGAGGCGACAAGGATACCGCCAAAGCCAGTGAGGCCACCGAAGAAGCGACTCACAGGGCCAGTGGAGATGGCACGGAGTGCCTGAACCATATTGCGCCGTGCATAACGGCCAATGGTGAGCTCGGCCATCAGTGCCGGGTAGGCGAGGGCGAAGGCCAAAACCAGGTAGGCCACTACAAAGGCGGCGCCGCCATTACTGGCGGCTTTGGTGGGGAAGCCC
This DNA window, taken from Microbulbifer sp. GL-2, encodes the following:
- a CDS encoding tyrosine-type recombinase/integrase encodes the protein MRGRAGLRNCPTTDLTGALTPTKKKHLAAITDPAEVGHLLTAIDEYQATPIVRAALKLSPLLFCRPGELRKLEWTEINWDAKYIKLPSKKMKMGQPHIIPLAEQALALLQELERRKGHGKYVFPSARSQSRPPPNKDVRAALRSLAMTMKP
- a CDS encoding sodium-dependent transporter, with translation MSAPRGQFSSNIGFLMAAAGSAVGLGNIWGFPTKAASNGGAAFVVAYLVLAFALAYPALMAELTIGRYARRNMVQALRAISTGPVSRFFGGLTGFGGILVASLILSFYAIVAGWMVAHLAEPFAALFGAQEAAQWLTENSTQRNLIFTAIFSGLTMLIIASGVEKGIERWSTLLMPSLIILLLLLIAYVLTQPGAFTGLEVYLMPDFSHFTPKLLISAMGQAFFSLSLGVGTMLIYGSYLSQQESLPRLGALVTLIDVGIAFTAGLLILPAMYVAQEAGTQIFAADGALIAGPNLILQVLPALFDTMGEAGVFVAIAFFALMVIASLTSSISMLEVPVAFSIENLGIPRRIATPVVGLIIFGISSTIIFNFDALFGLAVSISTEYGQPLLGIALCIFAGWIWRRDQLLSELKKGHEDIEHTLFWKIWPWYVRIVCPLLILVAFAQSVI